AAATTTAAGAGAGCTCATGGCCCTCATCAATGCTTGTTCTCTTTTTTTAACAAATGACAGTGGCCCTATGCATATTGCCTCAGCATTTCAGGTGCCTTTACTCAGCTTGTTTGGATCTACAGATGAAATAAAAACGGGCCCTTACCATCACGAAAAAGTCATCCACAAGCATGTTCCTTGCTCCCCTTGTTTTTTACGAAAATGTCCTAAAAAAGACTTTCCTTGCATGGAAAGCATTGAGGTCGAAGAAGTTTATAGGGAACTTATGGTTATCTTAAATAAAGTTTATAAGGCTTAGAAGAAAAAGGAGTCTCGCATGCAGAAAAAGCACCTTTCACCACTCATAGCCCGGTTGCTAAGCGTTGCCATTTTACTCTTTATCCTAACGCTTTCTTTCCTTTTTTCATTACTTCTTCTGCCCGTTGTTCTTTTTGTTGTTTGCTTTGTAGCCACCTGCTTTTTGATTTTGTTTGTTTTAGGTAAGTTTTTAAAAAGAAAAAAATCTCGTACAAAAAATTTTGAAGAAAGCGAGCCATTTTATACGACTACAATTGAAATCGAACCAGAAATTACTTCGCATGAGCCTATAAACGATGATCGAAGCAAGCGTTAGGAATGAATTACAACAGCTTGGCCAAGAGCATTTATTAAAAGTTCTTGACAGTTGTTCAGGCGAAGAAAAAAAAACTTTACTTCTCGAACTCAAAAACTTGGATTTCTCTCTATTAGCACAGCAAAGACAATTGCTTTTTCATCCCCCCCAACCCTATTCCCCTCCACTCCCATGCACTCATTTCTCCTATTGCAATGAAGAGGAAAAAACTCTTGGAGAACGCCTGCTAAAAGAAGGAGCTATGGGCTGTTTAATTGTAGCGGGAGGCCAAGGCACTCGGGCAAAATTCACACAACCTAAGGGTCTGTTTCCGATTAGCAATGTGATGCATAAAAGCTTGCTTCAACTTTTTTGTGAAAAAACCTATGCAGCCAGCCATTTTGCTAAGCGCCCTTTGCATCTCGCCATCATGACCTCTCCGCTCAACCATGATGAAATACACTCTTTTTTGAAAACAAATCATTATTTTGGTCTAGAAGAAACTCAGGTAAGCCTTTTTGCCCAGCAAACCCTGCCCTTTCTTGATGATGAGGGTAGGCTTTTTTTGTCTAGTCCAGGCCATCTTGCTAAAGGACCTAACGGAAATGGCCATGCTTTAATCGAGTTCGTAAAATCTGGCATTTGGAAAAAGTGGCGCAAGCAGAACGTGCGTTACTTAAACTTTGTCATGATTGATAATCCCTTAGCTGACCCCTTCGATCTTACACTTTTGGATTATCATGTTAGAAAGAAAGTGAATTTGACTTTAAAATGCATTTCTAGAAGTTCTCCAAAAGAAAAGGTAGGGATTATCACAAAAAACGGAGTTCATGCCAAGGTCGTTGAGTATAGCGAAGCTTCCCCAAGTGTCGCTCAGGATCTCAAGAATTATCCTCTTGCCAATATTAGCCTTTTCCTGATCAATATGACCGCTATTTCAAAGCTTAGAGAGCAAGCCTTTCCTCTTCATTTAGCACATAAGCCAACCCTCTTTTTTGATTCTGAAACTCGAGAAGCAAGGCAGATTTTAGCTTGGAAATTCGAATTTTTTATTTTTGATCTTTTGGATGCAATCAAAGAAGTTGCTTTTTTGAATTATCCAAGGGAGAAATGTTTTGCCCCAGTCAAAAACCTTGAAGATGTAGAAAAAGCGCGTTTAGCACTTTTAGAAAATGACAGAGAAGCGTTTAGAAAATTGACAGGTCTGCCCCCCCCCTCAAGTCTATTCGAACTCGATCAACAGTTTTACTATCCTACAGATGAATTAAGGAAAAAGTGGTGGGGGAAAGAGGCACCTAAAACCGCATACCTATCCCCTTAACAGATAAAATTCCCAGAAAACTCAAAAAAGAGTATGCTCAAAATATATTTATTTAAAGAG
This genomic stretch from Chlamydiales bacterium STE3 harbors:
- a CDS encoding UDP-glucose pyrophosphorylase (Product derived from UniProtKB/Trembl:D6YST5;Gene name derived from UniProtKB/Trembl:D6YST5;EC number derived from UniProtKB/Trembl:D6YST5), translated to MIEASVRNELQQLGQEHLLKVLDSCSGEEKKTLLLELKNLDFSLLAQQRQLLFHPPQPYSPPLPCTHFSYCNEEEKTLGERLLKEGAMGCLIVAGGQGTRAKFTQPKGLFPISNVMHKSLLQLFCEKTYAASHFAKRPLHLAIMTSPLNHDEIHSFLKTNHYFGLEETQVSLFAQQTLPFLDDEGRLFLSSPGHLAKGPNGNGHALIEFVKSGIWKKWRKQNVRYLNFVMIDNPLADPFDLTLLDYHVRKKVNLTLKCISRSSPKEKVGIITKNGVHAKVVEYSEASPSVAQDLKNYPLANISLFLINMTAISKLREQAFPLHLAHKPTLFFDSETREARQILAWKFEFFIFDLLDAIKEVAFLNYPREKCFAPVKNLEDVEKARLALLENDREAFRKLTGLPPPSSLFELDQQFYYPTDELRKKWWGKEAPKTAYLSP